The nucleotide window TTTCTAAAACATACAACATGGCAGGCTGGCGCGTCGGCTTTGTTGTCGGAAATCGCCACATTATTCAAGGGTTACGCACGCTCAAAACTAATTTAGATTACGGTATCTTCGCCGCACTGCAAACCGCCGCCGAAACTGCACTACAACTCCCCGATGTCTACTTACACGAAGTCCAACAACGCTACCAACAACGCCGCGATTTCTTGATTCAAGGATTAGCTGAACTCGGCTGGAATATCCCCAAAACAAAAGCAACAATGTATCTATGGGTACCTTGTCCCAAAGACACAACATCAACAAACTTCGCACTAGATGTTTTACAGCAAACTGGCGTTGTCGTCACCCCAGGAAACGCCTTTGGTGCTGCGGGTGAGGGCTACGTGCGGATTAGTTTAATAGCAGAGTGCGATCGCCTCCAAGAAGTATTGAATCGCTTCAAACAAGCGGGAATTTGCTGTACGGAAGGGGTCAGGGGTCAGGGGACGCTTGCGCAGACCTACGGTTCAGAGGTCGGGGTAGGATAAAGATTCTCTCTATACCTGTGTCCTCTGCGCCGAAGTTCGGTTCGTTACAAATCTCCCACCTCCCGCACAACCTGCTGGGAAACGAACGGCAAAAGCTGCTGATTCTGACAGTGCGCCCTACCCTCCACAAACACCACCAAAAGAAAAGGCTGCTTTCCAGGAATCTCAACATAAGCTGCATCATTGCGTACTTGAGTTGTCCATCCCGCCTTCGACCACAACTGTGCATTATCCGGCAAACCCGCGCCCAAAAAACCTGTTACTTGATTTTCTTCCACATCCGTCGCCAAATCTTTGAGATCGCGTTGCAGCAAAGCCATCATCGCCTGCGATCGCTCACTCGATACCGCCACGCCCCCAATAATACTATGCAATAACCGCGCTGTTGCATTCGTCGTTAGCATATTGCGATTTTGCATCATCTCGCCTAAATACATTCTCTCGCGCCCGTAGGGACCTTCACACCAAGTTTTTTGATTCACATTAATCTTTTCAATTTCTTCCCAACCCAACGACTGAAAGTAGCGGTTGACAATATTACGCTGCGATTTCCACGTTTCAAACGGACCTGGTGGCAATTCGGGACCACTTGTCGTCCCACTCAAAACATCTACAACCAAGCTTGTAGCATCATTACTCGAATCGACAATCATATCGCGCATCGCGCGTTCCAACTCACTCGAAGTCTGCACCATGCCATTTTCTAACCATTCGTGGATCGCGACGAGATAGAATAACTTGACAACACTTGCAGGATAAATCGGTTCATCACCACGATAACTACATCCTCGCACTTGGTAATTCCAAAAAGCATTAGGACTTAAAGCCCCACCAGTGTTTACCGGAACTGGAGAGTCGTAGACAATCCATGTCAAAGCTAAAGAATTTTGAGGCAATTGCGGAAATTCTGCCCAGGTTGCTTGTAAAATGCGATCGCCGATATTTTTTAGTTGTTTGTCTTGTAAGAAAAAAGTCATAAGTAGCAATTAGCAATTAGCGATTAGCTTTTAAGATGGGGAATTAGATTACTAGATTATAGGAAGTAGGTCAGAAAGCAACAAAAATGACCGTAAAAGAGTTTCAAATAACTGAATATGAGTGTCAAACGGATCTGAATATTTATGATTCTCCACAGTGCGATCGCTTGGCGACGCAAGCAGCTACAGGGCGGCATTTGCAGATAATCTCGATTGAGGATGCGGCGATTGCGGTGTGTTTGTGTGAAGATAATTATCCTGGCTGGCTGTTGCGATCAGATCTTGGAAAATTGCAAGTTGCAACTCAGGCGTATCAAGCTAACTTGGTGACAGAAGCAGAAATTAGAAAGTTAATTCCGCAAGTCATTGCATTTACTCACGCGGCAATGCAGCAACCAAATTATTACCTTTGGGGTGGTACCGTAGGACCTAATTACGATTGTTCTGGTTTGATGCAGGCAGCGTTTACTTCGGTGGGTGTATGGTTGCCTAGAGATGCGTATCAGCAAGAAGGATTTACGCAAGCAATTACGGTAGAGGAAATGCTACCTGGAGATCTCGTGTTTTTTGGGATTGAGAGGGCGACTCATGTCGGGCTTTATTTGGGGGATGGTTGTTATCTTCATAGTTCTGGGGAGAAGATGGGGCGCAATGGAATTGGCATTGATCGGTTGTCGGAACAAGGGGATGAGGTAAGTCGGTCGTATTATCAGCAGTGGAGGGGTGCGGGAAGGGTTGTGGAAAGTTATGAACCTCTTGTAGGTGAGCAGAGGGGCAGAGGGGATTTGAGGAGCTTCAGGAGCAGGAAATAGATGAAAAGTATTGTTGTGGCGGGGAGTGCTGGGCAAGATGGATTTTTGGTGGAGAATTGCCCTGATGTTTCGGTGGTAGTGCCAGTTTATAACGAGGTGGAGAGTTTGCCGCATTTAGTTGATGCGATCGCATCAACTTTAAGCAAGTCGCAGTACAGTTATGAGATTATTTGTGTTGATGATGGTTCGCGGGATGGTTCGGCTGACTGGTTGAAGCAGCAATGCTTGCTGCGCCCTGATTTGCGGGCAGTGTTGTTGCGGCGCAATTATGGGCAAACGGCGGCGATGGCGGCGGGGTTTAATTACGCTTTGGGTCAGGCAATTGTTACTTTGGATGGTGACTTGCAGAATGATCCGGCAGATATCCCACTGCTGCTTGCTAAGTTGGAGGAAGGATATGACTTGGTGAGTGGTTGGCGTCACAAACGACAAGATGCAGCTTTGACGCGGTTGTTGCCTTCTAAGATTGCCAATTGGTTGATTGGGCGGGTAACTGGGGTGCAGTTACATGATTATGGTTGTTCTTTAAAGGCATATAATGCAGAACTTGTC belongs to Gloeocapsopsis sp. IPPAS B-1203 and includes:
- a CDS encoding C40 family peptidase, with translation MTVKEFQITEYECQTDLNIYDSPQCDRLATQAATGRHLQIISIEDAAIAVCLCEDNYPGWLLRSDLGKLQVATQAYQANLVTEAEIRKLIPQVIAFTHAAMQQPNYYLWGGTVGPNYDCSGLMQAAFTSVGVWLPRDAYQQEGFTQAITVEEMLPGDLVFFGIERATHVGLYLGDGCYLHSSGEKMGRNGIGIDRLSEQGDEVSRSYYQQWRGAGRVVESYEPLVGEQRGRGDLRSFRSRK
- a CDS encoding glycosyltransferase family 2 protein, translated to MKSIVVAGSAGQDGFLVENCPDVSVVVPVYNEVESLPHLVDAIASTLSKSQYSYEIICVDDGSRDGSADWLKQQCLLRPDLRAVLLRRNYGQTAAMAAGFNYALGQAIVTLDGDLQNDPADIPLLLAKLEEGYDLVSGWRHKRQDAALTRLLPSKIANWLIGRVTGVQLHDYGCSLKAYNAELVKDMHLYGELHRFLPALAFIEGARITELPVRHHARRFGKSKYGLWRTFRVLMDLLTIWFMKTFLTRPMHVFGLFGLASMLLGTAIGLYLTFLKLGLGQSIGNRPLLILAVVLFIAGVQLFSFGLLAELLMRTYHESQGRPIYRVREVVGKNIK
- a CDS encoding serine hydrolase — protein: MTFFLQDKQLKNIGDRILQATWAEFPQLPQNSLALTWIVYDSPVPVNTGGALSPNAFWNYQVRGCSYRGDEPIYPASVVKLFYLVAIHEWLENGMVQTSSELERAMRDMIVDSSNDATSLVVDVLSGTTSGPELPPGPFETWKSQRNIVNRYFQSLGWEEIEKINVNQKTWCEGPYGRERMYLGEMMQNRNMLTTNATARLLHSIIGGVAVSSERSQAMMALLQRDLKDLATDVEENQVTGFLGAGLPDNAQLWSKAGWTTQVRNDAAYVEIPGKQPFLLVVFVEGRAHCQNQQLLPFVSQQVVREVGDL